In one window of Methanosarcina vacuolata Z-761 DNA:
- a CDS encoding formylmethanofuran dehydrogenase subunit A, with product MAGTIAIKNGYVFDPLNEINGETMDVFIKDGKVVRELSAAELKDAKVIDASGMTVMPGGVDSHSHIAGAKVNAGRSMRPEDHYKSNLQKTSLTHSGSGYTVPSVYKQGYDYAAMGYTTVFEAAIPPLEARHTHEEMRATPLLDMGGYLVLGNNFFLMRYLRNGDIEKAAAYVAWMMKTHKTYGIKCVNPAGVENWGWGKNISSLDEANIHFEITPRETIKGLSELNERLGMPAPINLHANNLGHPGCYAITKDSLKIPDGVKTSQNMDVNWAETKINPLRDRSVYLAHLMFNSFAGTTWADCESGVKDIADYINNKDHVVIDSGCTPFGEATVMTGDGPAIHDLYTLTGNKWSNTDVEMECGSGVLPFTYSMSNPVHSLQWAMGLECLLLINDPWKTIMTTDSPNGGPFTKYPEVMTWIMSEAFRKQTFSECHKWANDRSDLGGINRELSLYDLAILTRANPAKTIGVSHRKGSLGLGADGDVTVYNINPQQLDTNNYEALLQAFRKAEYTVKGGEIVAVKGDIVSVPEKRTYYSEVHVEDEREKEMLADVKEWFRYYTLGFANYPTPEKYLKNPTPIQINVVR from the coding sequence TCTTTGATCCTCTCAACGAAATAAATGGAGAAACAATGGATGTTTTTATCAAAGACGGAAAAGTTGTAAGGGAGCTTTCTGCTGCCGAACTGAAAGACGCAAAGGTTATTGATGCCTCTGGTATGACGGTAATGCCCGGAGGAGTTGATTCTCACTCTCACATTGCAGGTGCAAAGGTTAACGCCGGCAGGTCGATGCGTCCAGAAGACCATTATAAATCAAATCTTCAGAAGACTTCACTTACCCATTCAGGCTCAGGTTACACTGTCCCCTCGGTCTATAAACAGGGATACGACTACGCAGCAATGGGTTATACAACTGTCTTTGAAGCTGCCATTCCTCCTCTTGAAGCACGTCACACCCATGAAGAGATGCGTGCTACTCCACTCCTTGATATGGGAGGATATCTGGTACTCGGAAACAACTTTTTTTTGATGCGTTACCTTCGGAACGGGGACATTGAAAAAGCTGCGGCTTATGTAGCCTGGATGATGAAAACCCATAAGACCTATGGAATTAAATGCGTCAATCCTGCAGGAGTAGAAAACTGGGGCTGGGGTAAAAACATCAGCTCGCTCGATGAGGCTAATATCCATTTTGAAATTACCCCAAGAGAAACTATAAAAGGGCTTAGCGAGCTCAATGAGCGCCTGGGAATGCCAGCGCCTATCAACCTGCATGCAAACAACCTGGGACACCCTGGATGCTATGCAATTACTAAGGATTCCCTCAAAATCCCGGATGGGGTAAAGACCAGTCAAAATATGGATGTGAACTGGGCTGAAACAAAAATTAACCCTTTAAGGGACCGTTCCGTATATCTCGCCCATCTTATGTTCAACAGTTTTGCAGGCACCACCTGGGCAGACTGTGAATCTGGAGTAAAGGATATTGCCGACTACATTAACAACAAAGATCACGTAGTGATCGACAGTGGATGCACTCCTTTTGGGGAAGCCACAGTTATGACAGGAGATGGGCCTGCCATTCATGACCTTTACACCCTTACAGGAAACAAATGGTCAAATACGGACGTTGAGATGGAGTGCGGTTCAGGTGTACTCCCTTTTACCTATTCCATGTCCAATCCGGTACATAGCTTGCAGTGGGCGATGGGGCTTGAATGTCTCTTGCTAATCAATGACCCCTGGAAAACAATTATGACCACTGACAGTCCCAATGGTGGGCCGTTTACGAAATATCCTGAGGTTATGACCTGGATCATGTCCGAAGCTTTCAGGAAACAGACTTTCAGTGAATGCCATAAGTGGGCAAACGACAGGAGTGACCTCGGAGGCATAAACCGGGAACTTTCCCTCTATGACCTTGCGATCCTGACAAGAGCAAATCCCGCTAAAACAATTGGCGTGTCCCACAGGAAAGGTTCTCTTGGATTGGGCGCTGATGGAGATGTCACAGTCTATAACATAAATCCACAGCAGCTTGACACAAATAACTATGAGGCTCTACTTCAGGCTTTCAGGAAGGCCGAATACACCGTAAAGGGTGGCGAAATTGTAGCTGTCAAGGGTGATATTGTTTCCGTACCTGAAAAGCGGACTTATTATTCTGAAGTACATGTAGAAGACGAGCGAGAAAAGGAAATGCTGGCCGATGTGAAGGAGTGGTTCAGGTACTACACCCTGGGCTTTGCCAACTATCCAACTCCAGAAAAGTATCTGAAAAATCCGACTCCCATACAGATTAATGTTGTGAGGTGA
- a CDS encoding formylmethanofuran dehydrogenase subunit C, which translates to MTEGVLINKNESDSKLEAVIKPASSAGKSVEEMGEVLLIPKKAIDIKLEADVITPDAFAGKSAEEIGNLAIWQGPKTYPLSEFFEVIGNAGSSAAETLIRIKGDVMRVKRIGEGMSAGKIEIEGSAGMHVGTGMKGGEIVVYGDADSWAGMEMTGGLLNIKGNAGDHVGCAYRGKWHGMKGGRIVIEGSARHQLGGGMDGGEILVEGNVESFCGIRQNGGLIFVKGNALRGVGAEMAGGIIVIGGKIERFSPGFEFVSMENSVTSGEVELIGEFKKFTGDYAISKRAKGALYVVADANPEL; encoded by the coding sequence ATGACAGAGGGAGTTCTTATTAATAAAAATGAAAGTGATAGTAAACTCGAAGCAGTTATAAAGCCTGCATCATCTGCCGGTAAAAGTGTCGAAGAAATGGGAGAAGTACTGCTTATTCCTAAAAAAGCTATTGACATTAAACTGGAAGCCGATGTTATAACTCCTGATGCCTTTGCAGGCAAAAGTGCCGAAGAAATTGGAAACCTGGCAATCTGGCAGGGGCCAAAGACCTATCCTCTCTCCGAATTTTTTGAAGTGATAGGCAATGCAGGTAGCTCTGCAGCTGAGACTCTGATCCGCATAAAAGGTGACGTAATGAGAGTAAAAAGGATAGGTGAAGGCATGAGTGCAGGAAAAATCGAAATTGAAGGTTCTGCAGGCATGCATGTAGGCACCGGGATGAAAGGGGGAGAGATCGTCGTTTACGGAGACGCAGATTCCTGGGCAGGTATGGAAATGACAGGCGGACTCCTGAACATAAAAGGCAACGCAGGAGACCATGTGGGCTGCGCTTACAGAGGTAAATGGCATGGAATGAAAGGTGGACGCATTGTTATTGAAGGTTCGGCGCGCCACCAGCTCGGAGGCGGCATGGACGGAGGCGAAATCCTGGTAGAAGGCAATGTTGAAAGCTTCTGCGGAATCCGTCAGAACGGCGGGCTAATCTTCGTAAAAGGCAACGCTCTTCGTGGAGTCGGTGCTGAAATGGCAGGAGGCATCATAGTAATTGGGGGCAAAATCGAGCGCTTCTCCCCGGGTTTCGAATTTGTATCCATGGAAAACAGCGTCACATCCGGAGAGGTTGAACTAATAGGCGAATTCAAGAAATTCACAGGGGACTATGCGATCAGCAAGCGGGCAAAAGGAGCGCTTTACGTGGTTGCAGACGCAAACCCGGAGCTTTGA
- a CDS encoding molybdopterin dinucleotide binding domain-containing protein — protein MEVLLLTGSTIEEGRLAKGGDKFTDEYTLECASCWISPVDFESLCSPSKVKVTSENGKYSIVVYTKCTDAVQPGQVFMPRAIWSNVVIDPDTLSTGSPLYKGAPVTIEPTEEEVLSAEEIVLKVYIGGRGV, from the coding sequence ATGGAAGTATTACTCCTTACTGGAAGTACAATTGAAGAAGGCAGGCTTGCAAAAGGAGGGGACAAGTTTACGGATGAGTATACTCTGGAGTGCGCATCGTGCTGGATTTCTCCTGTGGATTTTGAATCGCTTTGCTCTCCTTCTAAAGTAAAAGTAACAAGCGAGAATGGAAAATATTCGATTGTAGTTTATACAAAATGTACAGATGCAGTCCAGCCAGGGCAGGTGTTTATGCCAAGGGCTATCTGGTCGAATGTTGTTATCGATCCCGATACCCTTTCTACGGGTTCCCCACTTTATAAGGGTGCCCCGGTAACGATTGAACCCACTGAAGAAGAGGTCCTTAGCGCCGAAGAGATAGTATTGAAAGTTTATATCGGGGGGCGGGGAGTATGA
- a CDS encoding formylmethanofuran dehydrogenase subunit B, with product MIYKNIICPVCGAACDDIQVELGDGKIEAKNACKMGNAKFQEIVSSHRIMQPLIKVEGKLAPAAWDEALEKTVDILVSAKRPLFFMGSETSCEAHEIGLKIGEYLGAIVDSNSTVCHGPTAMGIQEAGKVGATEGQKKNRGDLIVYWGTNPLESMPRQMSRYAVFPRGYWTKRGRFDRTVITVDPRKTPTTEASDLHVQLKPNSDFELISALLTLLHGKTPHPSVEEITGVPIPVMEEMLDMMKNCTFGAISVGLGLASSMGKYRNSEIAMNFVKELNNYAKFTLGALRGHCNVAGFNQVAAYMYGYPFGIDFMRGHPRYNPGEFTTVDVLREKDVDAAFVMCADLVSHIPADCAAYLAKIPMVCLDIAPCPTVSASDVVLPGVIDAMECEGTFYRLDDVPVYFEPFTSSPFEFTKSNEDTLKQLFEKIRKKRGQDIPFPSLNKEHENLTPENLP from the coding sequence ATGATTTACAAAAACATAATATGTCCGGTCTGCGGGGCAGCCTGTGACGATATCCAGGTTGAACTCGGAGACGGAAAGATTGAAGCTAAAAACGCATGTAAGATGGGAAATGCCAAATTTCAGGAAATTGTAAGTTCCCACAGGATTATGCAGCCTCTTATAAAAGTTGAGGGAAAACTGGCCCCTGCCGCCTGGGATGAAGCTCTTGAGAAAACTGTCGATATCCTTGTTTCGGCAAAGCGTCCCCTGTTTTTCATGGGCAGTGAAACCTCCTGTGAAGCACATGAAATCGGGCTCAAGATAGGAGAATACCTTGGTGCGATTGTTGATTCTAATTCTACTGTCTGCCACGGGCCAACAGCTATGGGAATTCAGGAAGCCGGAAAAGTCGGTGCAACAGAAGGACAGAAGAAAAACAGAGGAGACCTCATAGTCTACTGGGGAACCAATCCTCTTGAATCCATGCCGAGACAGATGTCGAGGTACGCGGTTTTCCCGAGAGGTTACTGGACAAAACGCGGACGTTTCGACAGGACAGTTATTACTGTAGACCCGAGAAAAACCCCAACCACTGAAGCTTCTGATCTGCATGTTCAGCTCAAACCTAACTCGGATTTTGAACTGATAAGTGCACTTCTGACCCTGCTCCACGGAAAAACTCCCCATCCCTCAGTAGAAGAGATTACTGGAGTTCCCATCCCTGTTATGGAAGAGATGCTCGATATGATGAAGAACTGTACCTTCGGAGCCATCTCAGTGGGCCTCGGGCTTGCTTCTTCAATGGGGAAGTACAGAAACTCCGAGATTGCCATGAATTTCGTAAAGGAACTGAACAACTATGCCAAGTTCACCCTTGGAGCTCTCCGTGGCCACTGCAACGTGGCAGGCTTTAATCAGGTGGCTGCCTACATGTACGGCTACCCCTTCGGGATTGACTTCATGCGCGGGCACCCGCGTTATAACCCCGGAGAATTCACAACAGTAGACGTGCTTCGAGAAAAAGATGTTGACGCAGCTTTCGTTATGTGTGCTGACCTTGTGTCTCATATCCCTGCAGATTGTGCGGCTTACCTTGCCAAAATTCCAATGGTCTGTCTGGACATTGCTCCCTGCCCGACAGTATCTGCTTCGGATGTCGTACTTCCTGGAGTCATTGATGCTATGGAATGTGAAGGAACCTTCTACAGGCTTGACGATGTGCCAGTATATTTTGAACCTTTCACGAGTTCACCTTTCGAGTTCACGAAGAGCAATGAAGACACTTTAAAACAGCTCTTTGAGAAGATTAGAAAAAAAAGAGGTCAGGATATTCCTTTTCCTTCTCTAAATAAGGAACACGAAAACCTAACACCTGAAAATTTGCCTTGA